One Arthrobacter sp. FW306-07-I genomic window carries:
- a CDS encoding 3-oxoacid CoA-transferase subunit A: protein MLNFVDSVQAAVAEIKDGSTVMIGGFGNAGQPFELIDALLECGATDLTVVNNNAGQGDQGLALLIKEGRVKKMICSFPRQSDSWHFDTKYKAGEIELELVPQGNLAERIRAAGAGIGGFFTPTGYGTMLAEGKETRFLDGKWQVFETPIHADVALIKALKADGKGNLVYRKTARNFGPIMAAAAKHTIAQVSEIVPTGGLDPENVVTPGIYVNTIVKVAGSGNPAASTNPKVA from the coding sequence ATGCTGAACTTTGTCGACTCCGTCCAGGCCGCCGTGGCCGAAATCAAGGACGGATCAACCGTGATGATCGGCGGGTTCGGCAACGCCGGCCAGCCGTTCGAACTGATCGATGCGCTGCTCGAATGCGGTGCCACCGACCTGACCGTGGTGAACAACAACGCAGGCCAGGGCGACCAGGGCCTGGCCCTGCTAATCAAGGAGGGCCGGGTGAAGAAGATGATCTGCTCCTTCCCCCGGCAGTCCGATTCCTGGCACTTCGACACCAAGTACAAAGCCGGTGAGATTGAGCTCGAACTGGTGCCCCAAGGCAACCTGGCCGAACGCATCCGTGCCGCCGGAGCCGGGATCGGGGGGTTCTTCACCCCCACCGGGTACGGCACCATGCTCGCCGAGGGTAAGGAAACCCGCTTCCTGGACGGCAAGTGGCAGGTCTTCGAGACCCCCATCCACGCCGACGTCGCCCTCATCAAGGCATTGAAGGCGGACGGCAAGGGTAACCTCGTCTACCGCAAGACGGCCCGGAACTTCGGCCCGATCATGGCCGCCGCGGCGAAGCACACCATTGCCCAGGTCTCGGAGATCGTCCCCACCGGCGGGCTGGACCCCGAAAACGTGGTGACTCCGGGAATCTACGTCAACACCATCGTCAAAGTTGCCGGCAGCGGCAACCCCGCTGCAAGCACAAACCCGAAGGTGGCCTGA
- a CDS encoding thiolase family protein, whose protein sequence is MNQAFVYDAVRTPFGKFGSGLASVRPDDLAAHVIRESVRRAPSLDPERIDEVVFGNANGAGEENRNVARMGTLLAGLPVSIPGTTVNRLCGSSLDAAIIASRQINAGDADLMLVGGVESMSRAPWVLPKTEKPYPAGDMTLASTTLGWRLVNKAMPKEWTISLGEATERLREKYGVTRQAQDEFAADSHNRAAAAWDEGFYDNLVAPVPGTDLVRDEGIRPGSTAEKLAALKTVFRKEPEGAEVGGTVTAGNASPLSDGASAAWIGSEAAAGLLGLEPLARIAGRGAHANDPQYFGYAPVEAANKALAKAGIGWDQVGAVELNEAFAAQSLACINAWGIDPAIVNRHGGAIAMGHPLGASGTRILGTLARSLQASGERWGVAAICIGVGQGLAVVLENVTASGNTAGKDQ, encoded by the coding sequence ATGAACCAGGCTTTTGTGTACGACGCCGTGCGCACCCCGTTTGGCAAGTTCGGCTCCGGCCTTGCCTCCGTCCGCCCGGACGATCTTGCCGCGCATGTGATCAGGGAGTCCGTGAGGCGGGCCCCTTCGCTTGATCCGGAGCGGATTGATGAGGTGGTGTTCGGCAACGCCAACGGCGCCGGTGAGGAGAACCGCAACGTGGCCCGGATGGGCACCCTTCTGGCCGGTCTTCCCGTGTCCATCCCCGGCACTACGGTCAACCGGCTGTGCGGCTCGTCGCTGGACGCGGCGATCATCGCCTCCCGCCAGATCAACGCCGGCGACGCCGACCTGATGCTCGTGGGCGGTGTGGAGTCCATGTCCCGGGCCCCGTGGGTGCTGCCCAAGACCGAGAAGCCGTACCCGGCCGGGGACATGACCCTGGCCTCCACCACCCTGGGCTGGCGCCTGGTGAACAAGGCGATGCCCAAGGAGTGGACCATTTCCCTGGGCGAGGCCACCGAGCGGCTGCGTGAGAAGTACGGCGTGACCCGGCAGGCGCAGGACGAGTTCGCGGCCGATTCGCACAACCGTGCCGCTGCGGCCTGGGACGAGGGGTTCTACGACAACCTGGTGGCCCCGGTCCCGGGCACGGACCTGGTCCGTGATGAGGGCATCCGCCCCGGCTCCACTGCCGAGAAGCTGGCCGCGTTGAAGACGGTGTTCCGCAAGGAGCCCGAGGGCGCCGAGGTGGGCGGGACGGTCACCGCGGGTAACGCATCGCCGCTGTCCGACGGCGCCTCCGCGGCCTGGATCGGCAGTGAGGCTGCCGCTGGGCTGCTGGGGCTGGAGCCGCTGGCCCGGATCGCCGGACGCGGCGCACACGCCAACGATCCCCAGTACTTCGGCTACGCCCCGGTCGAGGCGGCGAACAAGGCCCTGGCTAAGGCGGGCATCGGCTGGGACCAGGTGGGCGCCGTCGAACTTAACGAAGCGTTCGCCGCGCAGTCGCTGGCCTGCATCAACGCCTGGGGCATCGACCCCGCCATCGTGAACCGGCACGGCGGCGCCATCGCCATGGGCCACCCGCTGGGCGCGTCCGGCACCCGCATCCTGGGCACGCTCGCCCGGTCGCTGCAGGCCTCCGGCGAACGTTGGGGCGTGGCCGCGATCTGCATCGGTGTGGGCCAGGGCCTGGCCGTGGTGCTTGAGAACGTGACTGCTTCCGGAAATACCGCTGGAAAGGACCAGTAA
- the pcaC gene encoding 4-carboxymuconolactone decarboxylase has translation MSGAERPGLERHGVVQPGATSQEIYDGGMAVRREVLGDAHVDRANANKDEFTEDFQDMITRIAWGGIWTRPGLPRQMRSAVTITAMVAHGHWEELAMHIRAALHNGLSRDEIKEILLQTAIYCGVPSANTAFKTAQQVFREIDTTHEEPAVPDTNPTPPN, from the coding sequence GTGAGCGGCGCCGAACGTCCGGGCCTGGAGCGTCACGGCGTGGTCCAGCCGGGCGCCACCAGCCAGGAGATTTACGACGGCGGCATGGCAGTCCGGCGCGAAGTCCTGGGCGACGCGCACGTGGACCGGGCCAACGCCAACAAGGATGAGTTCACCGAGGACTTCCAGGACATGATCACCCGCATTGCCTGGGGTGGCATCTGGACCCGTCCGGGGCTCCCGCGCCAGATGCGCTCGGCCGTGACCATCACCGCCATGGTGGCGCACGGGCACTGGGAGGAACTGGCCATGCATATCCGCGCCGCCCTCCACAACGGCCTGAGCCGGGACGAGATCAAGGAAATCCTGCTCCAGACCGCCATCTACTGCGGCGTCCCCTCCGCCAATACTGCCTTCAAGACCGCCCAGCAGGTCTTTCGCGAGATCGACACCACGCATGAAGAACCTGCGGTCCCCGACACCAACCCCACCCCTCCCAACTAG
- a CDS encoding alpha/beta fold hydrolase: MARPALKAALLSPQRPLGDHPLLVAGPSLGTSTILWNRVASLLGNDYDVVAWDLPGHGVSPAATETFDVADLADAVVDLVDSIAPGANFHYAGVSLGGAVGLQLGIKHGERLKSLSVQNSGAKIGTPEGWLERAETVRTQGTPVMIQGSAQRWFAPGFMDREPEFSSRLLHALRDADRFSYAFCCEALAAFDVRNELGSITVPTQVIAGALDGVATPAMAEEVAAGITAGGGTATAVTIEGISHLAPAEAPAHVADLMRSLISWAESRAAAK; the protein is encoded by the coding sequence GTGGCTAGACCGGCTTTGAAGGCAGCGCTGCTGTCCCCCCAGCGGCCCCTTGGCGACCACCCCCTGCTGGTGGCGGGCCCGTCCCTGGGCACGTCCACGATCCTGTGGAACAGGGTGGCGTCCCTGCTTGGCAACGACTACGACGTAGTGGCCTGGGACCTTCCGGGCCACGGCGTCTCGCCCGCCGCCACCGAAACCTTTGACGTCGCGGACCTTGCAGACGCCGTGGTGGATCTGGTCGACTCCATCGCTCCCGGCGCCAACTTCCACTATGCGGGTGTTTCGCTGGGCGGCGCCGTGGGCCTGCAGCTGGGCATCAAGCACGGGGAGCGGCTCAAAAGCCTGTCCGTGCAGAACAGCGGGGCCAAGATCGGCACGCCGGAAGGTTGGCTGGAGCGGGCAGAAACCGTCCGCACCCAGGGCACGCCCGTGATGATCCAGGGCTCCGCGCAGCGCTGGTTCGCCCCGGGCTTCATGGACCGCGAACCCGAGTTCAGCAGCCGGCTCCTGCACGCCCTGCGCGACGCCGACCGCTTCAGCTACGCCTTCTGCTGTGAAGCCCTGGCAGCCTTTGACGTCCGGAACGAGCTCGGCAGCATCACCGTTCCGACCCAGGTCATCGCCGGCGCGCTGGACGGCGTGGCCACTCCCGCCATGGCGGAGGAAGTGGCCGCGGGAATCACTGCCGGCGGCGGCACCGCCACCGCCGTGACAATCGAGGGCATCTCCCACCTGGCGCCCGCCGAGGCGCCCGCGCACGTGGCGGACCTCATGCGCAGCCTGATCAGCTGGGCCGAATCCCGGGCGGCAGCCAAGTGA
- a CDS encoding lyase family protein: protein MTHAAALGDLRAFAEEADAGLLSPVSASPLVAALTGDRAVLAAILAVESGWAAVLQRAGLAPAGSAAVVASAAEAGRYDLAGIALRAQGGGNPVIPLLADLRKNVAALDTAGVGAGKAVHTSLTSQDVLDTALMLLARNTVHAVLADIRGTTTALAALAGQHTDTLCVGRTLTQHSLPFTFGLRAAQWFQGVAAAGRQLEALEFPVQFGGAAGTLAAGTVLTEGSSATPFSLADALAVQLGLAPAAAPWHTNRLAITSLGHALASVLDAFGKIAADVLFLSRPEVAELAEPRAAGRGVSSAMPQKQNPVLSVLVRSAALQAPQLAAQLHVAAANFNDERPDGAWHAEWPALRQLLALALGAAGPLRELAEGLRVFPDAMRRDLDLAGPLLLAEGVSAAVAPLLEEKDGRSGKQQLQDVVDQTLQAPPTEQGAAYRKLLREAVPSAVVTDARLEELLDPASYLGQAAEIARRILATFPDFVSPDANGASRG from the coding sequence GTGACCCACGCCGCCGCCTTGGGAGACTTGCGCGCCTTCGCAGAAGAGGCCGACGCCGGCCTGCTCAGTCCCGTCTCAGCCTCACCTTTGGTGGCAGCGCTGACGGGGGACCGGGCAGTGCTGGCGGCCATCCTCGCCGTCGAGTCCGGCTGGGCAGCCGTGCTGCAACGGGCCGGCCTGGCACCCGCCGGTTCGGCCGCCGTCGTCGCTTCCGCCGCAGAGGCGGGGCGCTACGACCTGGCCGGTATCGCGCTGCGCGCCCAGGGCGGCGGCAACCCGGTGATTCCCCTCCTGGCCGATCTCCGGAAAAACGTGGCCGCGCTGGACACCGCCGGGGTCGGTGCCGGGAAGGCCGTCCACACGTCCCTGACCAGCCAGGACGTGCTCGACACCGCACTCATGCTGCTGGCCCGCAACACCGTCCACGCCGTGCTGGCAGACATAAGGGGTACGACGACGGCGCTCGCCGCCCTGGCGGGGCAGCATACGGACACGCTGTGCGTGGGCAGGACCCTGACCCAGCATTCCCTTCCCTTCACCTTTGGGCTGCGGGCGGCGCAATGGTTCCAGGGCGTCGCCGCCGCGGGCCGCCAGCTGGAGGCACTGGAGTTCCCGGTCCAATTCGGCGGGGCTGCTGGAACGCTCGCTGCGGGCACCGTGCTGACGGAGGGCTCCTCCGCCACCCCATTCAGCCTGGCCGATGCCCTCGCGGTGCAGCTGGGCCTGGCCCCGGCGGCCGCTCCCTGGCACACCAACCGGCTGGCCATCACGTCCCTGGGCCATGCACTGGCTTCCGTGCTGGACGCCTTTGGCAAAATCGCCGCGGACGTACTGTTCCTCAGCCGGCCCGAGGTGGCAGAACTCGCCGAACCGCGCGCTGCCGGCCGCGGCGTCTCCTCCGCCATGCCCCAGAAACAGAACCCCGTGCTGTCCGTCCTGGTCCGCAGCGCCGCACTGCAGGCACCGCAGCTGGCAGCGCAGCTGCACGTGGCCGCCGCCAACTTCAACGATGAGCGCCCGGACGGAGCCTGGCACGCGGAGTGGCCGGCCCTCCGGCAGCTGCTGGCCCTCGCCCTTGGGGCCGCTGGGCCCCTCCGCGAACTCGCCGAGGGGCTGCGGGTATTCCCGGACGCCATGCGCCGCGACCTTGACCTTGCCGGGCCGCTGCTGCTGGCCGAGGGCGTCAGCGCAGCGGTGGCACCGCTGCTCGAGGAGAAGGACGGCCGCAGCGGCAAGCAGCAACTACAGGACGTGGTGGACCAGACGCTGCAGGCGCCCCCCACTGAGCAGGGGGCCGCGTACCGGAAGCTGCTCCGTGAAGCTGTCCCCTCCGCCGTCGTCACCGACGCACGGCTGGAGGAACTCCTGGATCCGGCCAGCTACCTGGGCCAGGCGGCGGAGATCGCGCGCCGCATCCTGGCCACCTTCCCCGACTTTGTTTCCCCCGACGCGAATGGAGCTTCCCGTGGCTAG
- the pcaG gene encoding protocatechuate 3,4-dioxygenase subunit alpha → MSTKLVPTPGQTVGPFYGYALPFEKDNELLPAGFPGSIRLQGTVYDGAGHTIPDAILEIWQPDADGKIVQRTGSLVRDGYTFTGWGRGAVGNSGVFTFTTVNPGPTKPGAAPFISVALFARGLTNRLFTRIYLPEDTEALANDPLLSSLDPERRKTLIARRDADGGLTWDIRLQGEDETVFLDFQ, encoded by the coding sequence ATGAGCACCAAACTGGTACCCACCCCCGGGCAGACCGTGGGCCCGTTCTACGGCTACGCCCTCCCGTTCGAGAAGGATAACGAGCTGCTCCCTGCCGGGTTCCCGGGCTCCATCCGCCTGCAGGGTACGGTCTACGACGGCGCCGGCCACACCATCCCGGACGCCATCCTTGAGATCTGGCAGCCGGATGCCGACGGCAAAATCGTCCAGCGCACCGGCTCCCTGGTCCGCGACGGCTACACCTTCACCGGCTGGGGACGCGGCGCCGTGGGCAACTCCGGCGTGTTCACCTTCACCACCGTCAACCCCGGCCCCACCAAGCCGGGTGCAGCGCCCTTTATTTCCGTGGCGCTCTTTGCCCGTGGCCTCACCAACCGGCTGTTCACCCGCATCTACCTGCCGGAGGACACCGAGGCCCTGGCCAACGACCCCCTGCTGAGCTCCCTGGACCCGGAGCGCCGCAAGACGCTCATCGCCCGCCGAGACGCCGACGGGGGCCTCACCTGGGACATCCGTCTCCAAGGTGAGGACGAGACGGTCTTCCTGGACTTCCAGTGA
- the pcaH gene encoding protocatechuate 3,4-dioxygenase subunit beta: MPENITEELESEELVPPAEPKAAHQLDKAIESQADLSAEITAIGEAYQRALKDGAQQETQPRLDYPPYRSSILRHPTKSLQHADPETIELFSPAFGHQDVHALESDLTIQHNGEPMGERIIVSGKVLDGDGRPVAGQLVEIWQANSSGRYIHKRDQHPAPIDPNFTGIGRCITGPDGSYRFITIKPGAYPWKNHLNAWRPAHIHFSLFGSEFTQRIITQMYFPGDQLFPLDPIYQTIVDQDARDRLVATYDHSLTEPEWALGYNWDIVLTGPKRTWTENEAFGTEGDEE; the protein is encoded by the coding sequence GTGCCGGAAAACATCACCGAGGAGCTGGAGTCGGAGGAACTCGTGCCCCCGGCCGAACCCAAGGCCGCCCACCAGCTGGACAAGGCCATCGAATCGCAGGCAGACCTCAGTGCAGAGATCACCGCCATCGGCGAGGCCTACCAGCGGGCCCTCAAGGACGGCGCCCAGCAGGAAACGCAGCCGCGGCTGGACTACCCGCCCTACCGCAGCAGCATCCTGCGCCACCCCACCAAGAGCCTGCAGCATGCGGACCCGGAGACCATCGAGCTGTTCTCGCCGGCGTTCGGACACCAGGACGTGCATGCGCTGGAGTCGGACCTGACCATCCAGCACAACGGCGAACCGATGGGTGAGCGGATCATCGTGTCCGGCAAGGTCCTGGACGGCGACGGTCGCCCCGTGGCGGGCCAGCTCGTGGAGATCTGGCAGGCCAACTCCTCCGGCCGCTACATCCACAAGCGCGACCAGCACCCGGCCCCCATTGATCCCAACTTCACCGGCATCGGCCGCTGCATCACCGGCCCGGACGGTTCCTACCGGTTCATCACAATCAAGCCCGGTGCGTACCCGTGGAAGAACCACCTGAACGCGTGGCGGCCCGCGCACATCCACTTCTCGCTGTTCGGCAGCGAGTTTACCCAGCGGATCATCACCCAGATGTACTTCCCGGGTGACCAGCTCTTCCCGCTGGACCCGATCTACCAGACCATCGTGGACCAGGACGCCCGCGACCGCCTGGTGGCCACCTACGACCACAGCCTCACCGAGCCGGAGTGGGCGCTGGGGTACAACTGGGACATTGTCCTGACCGGCCCCAAGCGGACCTGGACCGAGAATGAAGCATTTGGCACCGAAGGCGACGAGGAGTAG
- a CDS encoding bifunctional sugar phosphate isomerase/epimerase/4-hydroxyphenylpyruvate dioxygenase family protein → MRTGIATVCLSGTLKEKMQACAIAGFDGIEIFEQDLVTSPLSPEDVRKMAADLGLGLDLYQPFRDFDGVSPDLLKANLRRAEAKFKLMARLGMDTILVCSNVATATIDDDAVRAEQLAQLANLAGDHGVKVAYEALAWGKYVNDYEHAYRLVEMVDHPNLGTCLDSFHILSRDWETSHIEAFDPEKIFFVQVADAPKLSMDVLSWSRHYRVFPGEGQFELAKFMGHVVRAGYSGPVSLEVFNDVFRQSDVERTAVDAMRSLIWLEEQSAKWLAGTPAEGAAGNSGVVRRRYPMELATLPKVNEPAGFNFAEVKADDTAQLEKLLGQLGFAFEGRHRTKDVQLWTMGQARVIINEQAAQHAEPAIAALGFDVDSPVIASARAQQLKAPVVARKVQADEEVFQGISAPDSTEIFLCQGSPDGTAAWTHEFGEGLEHPSAGSSAVIDHVNLAQPWQHFDEAVLFYTSALALEPQPFAEVPSPSGLVRSQVMQTSDGAVRLVLNLAPIQQARNEARKTYQEHIAFAVDDLVATARAARDRGLEFLEIPANYYEDLDARFDLEPDFLATLQELNLLFDRDADGEFLHFYTATVGSVFFEMVERRGNYDGYGAPNAPVRHAVQYDSLHRSTPHRTT, encoded by the coding sequence ATGCGCACCGGAATCGCCACCGTCTGCCTCTCCGGGACCCTGAAGGAAAAGATGCAGGCCTGCGCCATCGCCGGCTTCGACGGGATCGAGATCTTTGAACAGGACCTGGTCACGTCCCCGCTCAGCCCCGAGGACGTGCGGAAGATGGCGGCGGACCTGGGCCTTGGCCTGGACCTGTACCAGCCGTTCAGGGACTTCGACGGCGTCTCGCCGGACCTGCTGAAGGCCAACCTCCGGCGGGCCGAGGCCAAGTTCAAGCTCATGGCGCGCCTTGGCATGGACACGATCCTGGTCTGCTCCAACGTCGCCACTGCCACCATCGACGACGATGCCGTCCGCGCCGAACAGCTGGCGCAGCTTGCCAACCTCGCCGGGGACCACGGCGTCAAGGTGGCCTACGAGGCCCTGGCCTGGGGCAAGTACGTCAACGACTACGAGCACGCCTACCGCCTGGTGGAGATGGTGGACCACCCCAACCTGGGAACCTGCCTGGACTCGTTCCACATCCTGAGCCGGGACTGGGAGACCTCCCACATCGAGGCCTTTGACCCCGAAAAGATCTTCTTTGTCCAGGTGGCGGACGCCCCCAAGCTCTCCATGGACGTCCTCTCCTGGAGCCGCCACTACCGCGTGTTCCCCGGCGAGGGGCAGTTCGAGCTGGCCAAGTTCATGGGCCACGTGGTCCGGGCAGGCTACTCCGGTCCCGTCTCCCTCGAGGTCTTCAACGATGTCTTCCGCCAGTCCGACGTTGAGCGTACGGCCGTGGACGCCATGCGCTCGCTCATCTGGCTGGAGGAGCAGAGCGCCAAGTGGCTGGCCGGCACCCCAGCCGAAGGTGCGGCGGGGAACAGCGGCGTGGTCCGCCGTCGTTATCCCATGGAACTGGCCACGCTGCCCAAGGTGAACGAGCCCGCCGGCTTCAACTTTGCCGAGGTGAAGGCGGACGATACCGCGCAGCTGGAGAAGTTGCTGGGCCAGCTGGGTTTTGCGTTCGAGGGCCGGCACCGCACCAAGGACGTCCAGCTGTGGACCATGGGCCAGGCGCGGGTGATCATCAACGAGCAGGCCGCGCAGCACGCGGAACCGGCCATCGCCGCGCTGGGGTTCGACGTCGATTCCCCCGTGATTGCCTCCGCCCGGGCCCAGCAGCTCAAGGCGCCCGTGGTGGCCCGCAAGGTGCAGGCGGACGAGGAAGTGTTCCAAGGCATCTCCGCGCCGGACTCCACCGAGATCTTCCTCTGCCAGGGCAGCCCGGACGGCACCGCAGCGTGGACGCATGAGTTCGGGGAAGGGCTCGAACACCCATCAGCCGGGTCCAGTGCCGTGATCGACCACGTCAACCTTGCCCAGCCCTGGCAGCACTTTGATGAGGCCGTCCTCTTCTACACCAGTGCCCTGGCCCTGGAGCCCCAGCCCTTCGCCGAGGTGCCCAGCCCCAGCGGCCTGGTGCGCTCACAGGTGATGCAGACCTCCGACGGCGCGGTGCGGCTGGTGCTGAACCTGGCCCCCATCCAGCAGGCACGGAACGAGGCCCGCAAGACCTACCAGGAACACATCGCCTTCGCCGTGGACGACCTCGTGGCAACCGCCCGGGCTGCGAGGGACCGCGGCCTTGAATTCCTGGAGATCCCGGCCAACTACTACGAGGACCTGGACGCCCGGTTCGACCTCGAGCCGGACTTCCTGGCCACCCTGCAGGAGCTCAACCTGCTGTTCGACCGGGACGCTGACGGAGAATTCCTGCACTTCTACACCGCCACGGTGGGCAGCGTGTTCTTCGAAATGGTGGAACGCCGCGGCAACTACGACGGCTACGGCGCCCCCAACGCGCCGGTGCGCCACGCGGTCCAGTACGACTCGCTGCACCGCAGCACGCCACACCGCACCACTTAG
- a CDS encoding shikimate dehydrogenase produces the protein MSNRTESYLVGLVGDGVMPSLTPPMHEREGDVQGLRYLYRPIDLLELGLTGESVGDILNCARNLGFNGLNITHPCKQLVLQHLDEVSPDARRLGAVNTVVIRDGRFIGHNTDFSGFAAALAAGLPGARLDRVVQLGAGGAGSAVAYALLTAGVRTLDLVDMDPARATARAAELQAFFPDSTVTAGTTAELPQLMPLADGLVHCTPVGMAAHPGVPLDLDLLEPRHWVADIVYRPIDTELVRGARAKGCEVLDGGRMAVGQAADAFRIFTGLEADPDRMRSHFLELVAVEEVAA, from the coding sequence ATGAGCAATCGAACTGAGTCCTACCTGGTGGGACTGGTTGGTGATGGTGTGATGCCATCGCTCACGCCGCCCATGCATGAACGGGAAGGTGATGTGCAGGGCCTGCGCTACCTCTACCGGCCCATTGACCTGCTTGAACTGGGGCTCACCGGGGAATCCGTGGGTGACATCCTGAACTGCGCCCGCAACCTGGGCTTCAACGGCCTGAACATCACCCACCCCTGTAAGCAGCTGGTTCTGCAGCACCTGGACGAGGTGAGCCCCGATGCCCGCCGCCTGGGCGCCGTCAACACCGTGGTGATCCGCGACGGCAGGTTCATCGGCCACAACACCGATTTCTCCGGTTTCGCCGCGGCGCTCGCCGCCGGACTTCCCGGCGCCCGCCTGGACCGTGTGGTGCAGCTTGGTGCCGGCGGCGCCGGATCGGCGGTGGCCTACGCCCTGCTCACCGCCGGCGTGCGGACGCTGGACCTGGTGGACATGGACCCCGCCCGGGCCACCGCACGGGCTGCCGAGTTGCAGGCCTTTTTCCCGGACAGCACCGTCACGGCAGGCACGACGGCGGAGCTGCCGCAGCTCATGCCCCTGGCCGACGGTTTGGTGCACTGCACCCCGGTGGGCATGGCCGCCCACCCCGGCGTCCCGCTGGACCTGGACCTGCTGGAGCCCCGGCACTGGGTGGCGGACATCGTCTACCGCCCCATCGACACCGAACTGGTCCGCGGCGCCCGCGCCAAGGGCTGCGAGGTGCTGGACGGTGGCCGCATGGCGGTAGGCCAGGCCGCCGACGCCTTCCGGATCTTCACCGGGCTGGAGGCGGATCCGGACCGGATGCGCTCACACTTCCTGGAACTCGTGGCCGTCGAGGAGGTGGCCGCCTGA
- a CDS encoding IclR family transcriptional regulator, whose product MSVNQTTAINDDSAVAAPTAEPVNAMPPEGRVAARPADRTDMVGKALGLLVLLGEEPRGATAADISRRAELPFSTTYRLLGSLTRDGFVDYEPDGRRYHLGLRIFQLGQRVSNHHGFAGTAMPVLRRVTAETGEATILSVRDGLHHLTVSKVDGPQTFRVTSDPGHLGSLSATAVGKALVAFAEDAEREKLLDELPLEALTGKSITDRDAFRAEIDKVRRQGYAVMDEENEAGMRAVAVPLLNSQGHAFASLATAVPVFRLGLDELVAHVPLLQEAAAELAARLPQR is encoded by the coding sequence ATGAGTGTGAACCAAACCACAGCGATCAACGACGACTCCGCTGTAGCCGCCCCCACTGCGGAACCTGTCAACGCCATGCCTCCGGAGGGAAGGGTTGCTGCCCGTCCCGCCGACCGCACAGACATGGTGGGCAAGGCCCTTGGCCTGCTCGTCCTGCTGGGCGAGGAACCGCGGGGCGCCACCGCCGCAGACATCTCCCGCCGGGCGGAACTTCCGTTCAGCACCACCTACCGCCTGCTCGGCTCCCTGACCCGCGACGGTTTCGTCGACTACGAGCCGGACGGCCGCCGCTACCACCTGGGCCTGCGGATCTTCCAGCTGGGGCAGCGGGTCTCCAACCACCACGGCTTTGCCGGCACTGCCATGCCGGTCCTCCGCCGGGTGACGGCCGAAACCGGCGAAGCGACCATCCTGAGTGTCCGCGACGGCCTGCATCACCTGACCGTGAGCAAGGTGGACGGCCCGCAGACTTTCCGGGTGACCAGCGACCCCGGCCACTTGGGCTCCCTGTCCGCCACCGCCGTCGGCAAAGCTCTTGTGGCGTTCGCCGAGGACGCCGAACGGGAAAAACTGCTGGACGAACTGCCGCTGGAAGCGCTCACCGGGAAGTCCATCACCGACCGCGACGCCTTCCGTGCGGAAATCGACAAGGTCCGCAGGCAGGGCTACGCCGTCATGGATGAGGAAAACGAGGCCGGCATGCGGGCCGTGGCTGTCCCGCTGCTCAACAGCCAGGGACATGCCTTTGCCTCCCTGGCCACCGCCGTGCCCGTCTTCCGACTGGGCCTGGATGAGCTGGTTGCCCATGTACCCCTGCTGCAGGAGGCGGCTGCGGAGCTCGCAGCACGGCTTCCGCAGCGCTAG